In Lotus japonicus ecotype B-129 chromosome 5, LjGifu_v1.2, one genomic interval encodes:
- the LOC130717310 gene encoding replication protein A 70 kDa DNA-binding subunit C-like, with protein sequence MHMQSRDAENYIIGIIVGCYPVIEFEKSGEKCKRMVINLLIDGKKFDCTLFGHYVDEFNSYFDNDASTNNVLVVQYARVKTFRGRTQLQNSMYSTKLFYNPEISEVNDKNENQVITPNLSQKSIYAQTSAEEDFLHKNTRMSIEKLKDCEHEKYVVIKATIKHIVDSDDWWYPACKCNRSLIQRSKLYYCESCKHHLLTAIPRYRIKVRATDESDFVSLVIFDEEGSLILNRTCSEFIDILDKKNTLHIPPAQLLDLVDKTFLFKVELKKNQSSKYEACYRVNRLTDDASIIQKFTELMSPKKLEVDRSVTEVIKTNPQKTEIAKMNSKDLMTDFTASIDDELKSEEVKQKRKYDSPTVTKKDPFKRTYTRKKGTAGGEASDVPNNKIIKKIKKEKI encoded by the exons ATGCATATGCAATCAAGAGACGCGGAAAATT ATATCATTGGAATAATTGTTGGCTGTTATCCTGTTATTGAATTCGAAAAATCTGGAGAAAAATGCAAGAGGATGGTAATTAATCTTCTTATTGATGG GAAAAAATTTGATTGTACTCTATTTGGTCACTATGTCGATGAATTCAATTCATACTTTGATAATGATGCATCTACAAACAACGTTCTGGTGGTTCAATATGCAAGGGTTAAAACTTTTAGAG GAAGAACACAATTGCAAAACTCAATGTACTCCACAAAACTGTTCTACAATCCAGAAATTTCAGAAGTGAATGA CAAAAATGAAAATCAGGTCATAACTCCCAACCTATCCCAGAAATCTATCTATGCACAGACATCTGCTGAGGAAGATTTTCTTCATAAGAACACAAGAATGTCAATTGAGAAACTTAAGGATTGTGAACAT GAAAAATATGTAGTGATTAAGGCCACCATTAAACACATTGTAGACTCTGATGATTGGTGGTACCCTGCGTGTAAATGCAATCGATCACTTATTCAACGGAGCAAGTTGTACTATTGTGAAAGTTGCAAACACCACCTTTTGACAGCAATCCCAAG ATACCGAATAAAGGTCCGGGCTACTGATGAAAGTGACTTTGTATCCTTGGTTATATTTGATGAAGAGGGATCTCTGATATTAAACCGAACATGTTCTGAGTTCATTGATATACTTGATAAG AAAAATACCCTGCACATTCCTCCGGCTCAACTGCTTGATTTGGTGGATAAGACATTCTTATTCAAGGTTgaactaaaaaaaaatcaaagctcCAAATATGAAGCATGCTATCGTGTTAACAGACTAACTGATGATGCTTCAATCATCCAAAAGTTCACTGAACTCATGAGTCCAAAAAAATTG GAGGTTGACAGATCGGTCACAGAAGTCATCAAAACAAATCCACAAAAGACTGAAATTGCAAAAATGAACTCAAAG GATTTGATGACTGATTTTACTGCTTCTATTGATGATGAGCTTAAGTCTGAAGAAGTTaagcaaaagagaaaatatgacaGCCCAACTGTGACTAAGAAAGATCCATTCAAGAGGACTTATACCCGCAAAAAGGGTACTGCTGGTGGAGAAGCATCTGATGTTCCAAACAACAAAATCATCAAGAAAATCAAAAAAGAGAAGATCTAA